The region CGTCATCACCAGTGACTTCCAGCGTCAGTTCGGCTCCCGGGCCGGCTGCCAGGGTCATCAGATCGAGTACGCTTTTGGCATCGGCTCGTACGGAACCTTTTGTCAGCCAGACTTGCGAACGAAACTTCAAAGCCGCCTGAGCCACACGGGAACAAGGGCTCAAATGGAGTCCATGCTCTGTTCGTACGATGACATTTCTGCGGTGAATCATCTGGCTCATACCGGCTGCTCCTTTCAGCAACACGGATCAGATCAGTAACACGAATCGGATCAATGATGATCTCGCCAGGTTTTTCAGGCATCTGTCAGCAAGTACCGGTCAGGGTCTTCTCTCCAACAGATTTTGCTCCCAAGGAAATGATTCCTGGTCAAAAAACTAGATTTCGTTGTTGTCTGCTTCCTTAAGCAACTCAAGAACCGCTTCGTGTGTCTTCGATTGCCTCAAAAACTTGCAGAAGTTGTCATTCCTGAGATGCCGGGAAATATTTTCCAATCCACGAAGATGATCGCCCGGACGATCAGGCGGCGAGATCAGCAAAAACATGATGTAGACCGATTCGCCATCAAGGCTTGCAAAATCTACGCCAGTGTGAGAAAGGGCCACTGTGGCAATCAGTCGATCCACCGAAGGATGCTTCGTGTGAGGCACAGCCACACCACGGCCAATCCCGGTGGAACCAAGCTCTTCACGCTTGAGAATTGCCGATACAATCCCCTCTTCATCGCTGGCCGGTACTACTCCCGACTGACAGAGGCTGGACACCATTGCTCGAATGGCCGCCTCTTTGGTTGTTGCCTGAAGATCGGGCACAATTGCCGCAGGAACAACGAAGTCGCACAACTTCATGAAACACCTCTGCTTCGGACAACCGGACCCGTTGGACTTTGGCCCAGCCGGGAATATGACAAAAACGGAAAACGTATCAAGCGTTTTGACAAGCAGCTTTGCACTCGACTGACGTCGTGTGATGAAACTCCAGTCCTTACCTCATTCTGGTACCGCAATTAAGTACCACTATCAACTCCTGCAACGAAACAGTGTGCCCAGATGGCGAGTGCAATTCCATCCAGAGGCCGCACTTTCTCTTTTTCTCTGATGACGATTGTTCGTTCAGGAACTGATCATCAACGAGTGATGCTGATTATTTCTCACCTTCAGCAGGGAGCGTGGCCACATCGGCGGCAGTCGGCCCCCCCTTATGATCCTGCACTTTTTCCTTATATTTATGAATCTGCTGCTCCATCTTGTGCAGAGCGGCATAGAAGACGGGAATCACTTCGTCGCCTGTATCTGTGGCCACAAAGTCGTGCTTGTGCTCTGCATCCACCAGGATTTCCACAGTCGCCCTGTGATGCTCGAAACTTACGGTGACATTGATCGAAGTCACTCGGGCGAAGTAGGTCAACAGCTTTTCGGACTTTTCGCGAATCAACTCTTGAGCTTCGGGACTGATCGAACCATGTCGGCTCGTAATCGCTATTTGCACGGTTGAAAACTCCTCAAGAGCGACAGCGGCTCGTCACTCAAAATCCTGTAATCACTCACATCTTCCAACGAACCTGTGTCTGGAGGCATCCAAAACAAACGGCATTGATGCAACCAAGCACAGCCATCCTGCGGGTTCGACTTTCGACTCACTGAAACAATGTTCGCCGATTGTATTGGCAGTCGAACTTGCGTCAATGCAAATCAGCGATTGCAACTCAATGCCAATTCTTCAGTTGCAACTTGCTCTCCTTGAGCAACCTGGCGTCAGCGACTGCTCGATCAACGTCCCATCACCGTTTTATGGTGCATTTCAGTCTCAGTGAGATCCACCTGGCTGGAAAGAATAGATCCCCTTACCACTGCCAGTGACTGTCATGAAATAGACCTCACCTTTTTCGTCTTCTCCAAAGCTCACAACAGGGAGCTGTTGACTGGGAATGAGATGATTGCCCACAACTTTCTGAGCCTTGCTGTCGTAATCCAGTGCCCACAGCTTGCCCGAAACGTAATCGGCATAGAGGTACTTCCCCTGCAATTCGGGTACTTTTTCGCCGCGATAGACAAATCCACCGGTAATGGATTTTCCCACATCATGGTTGTATTCGAAGATCGGGTCGATCATCCCCTGGCTGCTGCGATTTCCATTTTTCCCAAATGGATGCAAACCCTCACGGACACTCCAGCCGTAGTTGCCACCTTTCTGAATGATGTCGATCTCTTCCCACAGATTCTGACCGACATCGGCTGCCCAGAGGACTCCTGTCGCTCGATCAAATGCCATCCGCCAGACGTTTCTCAATCCCAGTGCATAAATCTCGGGACGGGCACCAGCCTTTTTGACAAATGGATTGTCAGCCGGGATCGCGTAAGCCTTCCCTGCTTCCCGCTGATTCACATCAATCCGGAGAATCTTCCCCAGCCATGTTTCCAGGTTCTGGCCGTTATTGTGAGGATCACCACCACTGCCACCATCACCTAAAGCGATATACAGGTAACCGTCGGGACCAAAGGCAATTGTTCCACCGTTGTGATTCCAGTAAGGCTGCGGAATTCGCAGGATTTCTTCTTCACTTGCCAGATCAACCGTTTGTGGCTGAGTTCCTTTGGCTTTGAACCGGGAAACCACAGAGGTGTGAGGGGCGTCTTTCGTGGTGTAATACACAAAGAGTTCCCCGTTTTCACGAAAGTTCGGGTGGAACGCCATCCCGAGAAATCCTTCTTCGTTCTCTTTGTCTTTATAGACCACTTTCGAACTAAGATCGAAGAGGATGTGCGACTTTTGCTTCGCCTGCGTATTCTCAATCACATGCACCACACCTTGCTGTGTGGGGACCACAATCCGGTTAGATCCATCGCCAAAGTTGGTCAGCAGAATCGGGCGAAATGTCTGCGAAAGACCATCTTCACTGACCGCTTCCCAACCCGACCATTCCACGTTCTCAAAAACCGGGACAACCTTGACTGGCAGTGCTTTTGTGGAAATTGCCTCTTCTGCTGCGGGACTGCTGGATATCCAGGCCTCTCCGGCACACAGGGTGGTTAACAATGCCATCACAAACAAACCGTATCGATTCTGAATCAGCATATCTGTTCCCTGGATAGAAGCCGTCGTTACTGATGGCGCGTCATTGAATCGCAGGCGATCAGGCCCGGGCAGTTCCTTGAATCACTTGAAGCAGGCTTGATCTCAACAAGAAATGCAGGCTCCTGCAAGCCGGTACCGGAGATTGAGAAGCACTCTGTTGATATGGGTGGTATTGACACGACTCGAAAATCAATGTCGCGCGTTACAAAGGCAAGTGCCTGGGTGAAAGTGATGTTCACACACAGGCACTTGAAGATGGACTCTATTCTGTTGGCTTCTGCCTTGATCTGACTGTCGAAACCAGAGTCGACCGATCAGTCACAGGGAATCGGATTGCGGCCTGCTTACTTCTGCACTTCAGCCACTTCCTGCTGAGAGAGTTGGTCAAGGACAGAAAGGAGATCTTCTTCGGCTCGCTCCTGACTGGCTCGAACAGCAGACTCAGCGACCAACTGGCCCATGGTTTTCTGGCCCGCAACGAGTTGAGCAAAGCTGTCGATGGTCATTTCCACCAGAGCGTCGGAATCGTCATTAAGACCAATTTCAGCTCCAACGATGTTCCCCTGGCGAATTCGTAAATGCCATTGGCCGCCACCATTACCCAAAAGATTCAGGCTGATGCTGCGATCCTGCTCGTCATACTGAGGATCTCGTGCGGCCTGATCCAGCATCTGCTGGAAGAATGCGGCCGAATCGAATTCAGGATCGACAGGACGCTTGCTGGGAGATGGAAATCCATCGCGAATGACGATCTTCGAAAGCTCGACGAGCCGACGTCGATTCACCGCCGGGCAGGGTAGGTGTGGAGCGGCTTTGAGAGTATTGGTTCGATCAAAGCTCGGGTCATTCTTCCAATAGGAGTTATAAACCCGGATGTGCTCGTAGAAGATACTTTCAGCTTCGCTCATCTTGTCGAGAGTCGTTCCGACTCCCACGAGATGTGTGTCATAGAAATGACAGGTCTCTTCCAGGATGTCGCGGATCATGCGGATTGTCACCGGATGCTGTGGCGTGAGATGGTATGTCTGGCCATGGTGCTCCGGGTGTGTGATCACATGGGCCATGACTGCTGAGACCCAATCGACAGGCACCAGATGTTTGGTTTCATTGCCATTGAGTGCCAGCCGTACTTTTTGAGCCCCGACCAGGCCCGTTTCGTCAGCATTGAAAGTCTTCACAATCGTGTTGCAAAGCTGCAGGGCGGCGTAGTAACCATGATAGGTTGTGGTGTACCCAGTGACCGAATCACCAATAATGATCCCGGGCCGGAAAACGGTCGGTGAATCCAGAAAATCAGCTTCGCGAACCATCTTTTCCGAAGCGAGCTTACTTTCTTCATAAGCGTTGGAAAGCTCCTGACCAACATCCAGTTCTGTCTCCAGAACACGCCCTTGACGCTGGCCGGCAATGTAGGCTGTCGAGACGTGGAAGAATTGTCGAATTCCCAGGCTCCGACAAAACTCGAGAACATGTCGAGTCCCACCAATGTTTGATCGGTATGGCTCGCCATCTTCGCTGGTTGCCACGAAAGAGAGGCTGGCGGCATTATGAATCACACCGGTGACATGTTCGGCTGCCCAGCGCATGCTGACAGCATCGAGCCCCAGGTCGGCTTGGGAAATATCTCCTTCGAGTACGACCGGGCGGGGAAGTTTTGTCCCCAAAGTTTCATCCCAGTAGGTCATTAACGTTTCGACTCGCTGGCGAACGTTCTGTCGACGGTTGGGCCGCACAACCACAGCCACCCGCGTTCCTGCCATCAGCAGATCGCGCAGAAGGTAGGTTCCCAGCAGACCTGTCGCACCCGTCAGAAGTTGATAACTCATCCGTCGCGTTCCCTCATCGCCTCGCACTGAAGTTGCAATTCTCTTAAGCAACTCGAAACTGGCGGAAGTGAGGCTTGATCCGCCGATCCAGATTTAATTTCTACTGAGCATGCCGGGTTATACGTTGGCACGAGCCTGTTTCGTGAAATCCTTGGTGCAATTCAAACACCTTCAGTTTATGAAGCATTCTTTTCAAATCGCAACATCACTGACCTATGCGTTCTCCAGAATCACCATTGGAAATTGACGTTTACACCAGCTGTACTGGTTCAAGATTTGTCACAGATGAACCGACCCTGACAACTTCCAAGGCAATATTGCCGATGGACAGTTGAACCCAACGCACTTCAACAATGGATTTTAGCAAACCTTGTTGAAACGATGGCATGCGTGTTCTTCGGACGGTGAGAGCCCGTGGCGCCACATGCTGTTAATCTTTTCCCAATTTATCGAATGTAACATTTCTTTCCGATCGTCGCCAAGCCAAGTGTGTGAACGCATGGTCATGTTGCCGGGCTCGCTGGAAATCTTGAACGCTCCAAACGTGGACTGCTGACATTTCATTCAGAAATCAGAAACAACTAAACTTTTTCACAGGCCATAGATGCAGATTGTTGTGAACACGATTATATGGGAGACTACGCCAAGTTCAGTTTGCCCAGTACCTTCACGAGTTCCAGTTTCATAAGGTGAGGGAACGCGTGCTGTTTCGATCCCGTGCACAAGTCCGATCTGTCGATTGTTGCGAAGTCAGGCACAACGAGGAGATTGTGTTCTACCCTTCGTATGTCGCCCCTGATTCCACGGGCGAGCAGTGGACGATGCACATTCAGGGCTGCATCTACAATCTGAATCTCCCCTGGCTCAGGCATCCGATTATGGGTGCCATTCGCAGGGCTCTGCGGATTGACGCGGAATTCACCGAGACCTTTGCCAGTCGCCTGAAGCCTTTCCTTGTGGGTGTTGAAGAAAACCGGCAAATTGTGGTGCGTGTGGGTCAAGAGTTGGTCGATGCCGGAAAAACTTCCGCCGCTGGTCTCTTCAATGGCGCGATCACTCTTTCAAAAGAAACGCTGGAGAATATCACTGGAGAAGCGGTTCGTCCCGGTCTCTGGGTTCCCTGTCAGGCGGTTCTCGATCCATCCGACAATCGCCAGTTTGATGGAGCCTCGATTGTCGTTGATCGTCAGGGGCTCTCAGTCATCTCGGACGTTGATGACACCGTCAAACACAGCAATGTTTCCAATCGTCGGGATCTCTTTCAGAATACCTTTGCCCGCGTCTTCTCCCCTGTCGATGGTATGGCCGAAATCTATCGGGATCTGGCCGCCCGAGGGGCTGTGTTTCATTATGTCTCCGGCAGCCCCTGGCAACTGTATCGACCCTTGCGTGAATTCTGGGAGACCTATCAATTCCCGGTCGGATCATTTCATCTCAAGCGATTTCGCCTGCGAGACTCGGCTCGCAAGTTGAAAAAATCGCCCCAGATGCAGCATAAGCGAACTTCGATCGATCCGATTCTGACCGCCTTTCCCGATCGAAAATTCGTTCTGATCGGCGATACCGGCGAGCAGGATCCGGAAATCTACGCCAGTGTTCTCCGCGACTTTCCCCAGCAGATATTGGGTGTTTACTTGCGCGCTCTCCATGGTGAAACGGCCGACTGGCCACGATTCCAGCAGGGATTTGCTGATCTTCCAGCCGACAAATGGCACTTGTACCCGCACCACGAAGAACTGCGTTCTCGAGTGCTGGAATGTGTCGAGAAGTACGACGGCTTTCGATCACAGGTTGTTCTCCCGGAACCACCGCCACTTTCGATGCCGGATACCTAGTCATGATCTCGGGCGGTCTCTTCCTCCGTACCGATGTGGAATGCATCCCCTTCGCGGGCGGCCAGGCAGGTGATCATTATCTGTTCGACCCCCTGGCACTCAAGTACTCGCTCCTCAGTGAGAAAGAGACTTTTCTGCTGGAAAAGCTGGAGCAGGGCATCGAGATTCCCCGCCTCTGCCACCTGTTTGAAGAGCGGTTCTCAGAAACCATCAGTCCACAGGCCCTCGAACAGTTCATGCAGACTCTCAGGCAGCAAGGTTGGGCCATAGAATCACCCTTCGATGCACCGACAATGACCATGATGGCTCACAGGTTGCGCGCTCGAAGGCTTTGGGCGAAATTTGCCAACCCGCTGGCGATTCGTTTTCGTGGGATAGATCCCACCCACCTGCCTGGCGAAATTGATCTGCTGCAGGTTGCCAACTGTCTGATGGGCTGGATCTTCCAATGGCCGTGGATCGGCATGGGACTTCTGCTGGCGATCACGTCCCTCACCATTGTGCTCACACATCCGGCTGAACTTTTCCTCGCGGTTCGTCTGGCAACTGGTCAGGAACTGGTCTTCTGGCAACTGGCCCTCTGCCTCTGCCTGGTCAAAATTCTCCACGAGTTGGCTCACGGAGTGGCTTCGTTGAGGCATGGTGCCCATTGCCATGAACTGGGGGTCATGCTCTTTGTCGGGACCCCCGTCCTCTACTGCGATGTGACCGACAGTTGGCGCTTACCTTCCCGCTGGTCGCGGATGGCGATCGCTGCTGCAGGAATTTATATCGAACTCTGGATTGCATCGTTGGCCACGCTGGTCTGGTGGCTGGCTGAACCTGGTCTTGTTTCCAATATCGCCCTGCAACTGATGCTGATCTGTGGCATCAGTTCGCTGGTATTCAATGGCAATCCACTCCTGAAATACGATGGCTATTTTATACTGGCCGATGCACTTAAGATGCCCAATCTTTCTGATCGTTCGCGTCAGACGGTGACAGTCTTTCTCGACTGGTGCTGGTTAGGTCTTTCTCGACCCTGGCCGCGCGGCGTTTCTTATCATAATGCGGCGGGTTTAATCGGATATGCCGTGGCTTCGAGCCTGTTTCGTTTGGGGCTGATGATTTCCATTCTCATCGCGCTGCACACCTGGCTCAAACCCTACGGCCTCGACATCCTCACCTGGATTTCAGGCTCCATGCTGCTCTTGGGAACAGGAACTTCTTTTGTGAATCGATCTCGAAGATATCTCACTGATACCCAGCGGCAGAACGCTCTCCGAACAACGCGTGCCCGCCTGATCGCTCTGGCGATTGTGCTGTTGGTCACTGGCGGATTGCTCTGGCCATGGCCTGCTTCGATGACGGCCGATGGGTACGTGATCCCGCATGAAGGTGTAATTGTCAGATCACCCGTCTCAGGGCGTGTCATCTTCGCCACCAGCAAATCGATTCTTACACAAGGCGAGATCATTCTCGAACTGGAAGATCGTGTCCAGAAGCAAAGGCTCCTCCAGCAGAAAGCTCGCGTCGCCACTCAGAGACTACTGCTGGAAGGCCTGTTGCAACGACAGGTGTTTGAGCCAGCCGTTCAGGCGATGATTCCGACGGCAAAGCAAGAGTTGCAAGATCTGGAAGAGCAACTGGCTCAGTGGGAAGCCGAAGAGCAACGTCATCAACTCAAAGCTCTCGTCTCCGGAAGGTTGATCACAATTCCGCGCACAGAAAGTCAGGCAAAATCTGCGATTCAAATGGAGGATCCACTGCGGCGTGAACTGGCTTTGCCCAACTGGAGTGGTTCGATCCTGGATCCTTCCAATCGCGGAGCTTTTGTCGAAGCAGGAGCCGAACTGGCATGGATCGCGCCCCAACCTGGGTATGATGTCCTCATGAGGGTCAGTCAGAGCGATATCGTCAGAGTCTCCCCTGGGCAGGAAGTGATCATCTGGCTGCAAAGTGCGACGCAGCGCCTGCTCAAAGGGACGATCACAGAGATCTCAAACGCTCCAATCGCTACAACCGGTACAGTCAACAGTGCCTCTGGTTCGAAGTGGGGCTTCCCTGCCTTCACATCCGATCAGCGGGTTTACGAAGTCAAAGCCACACTGAACGATGCTTCAGAGCAAGTTCTCACCGGGATGCCAGTCACAGCCAAGATTCAACTTCCTCCCGAATCATGGTTTCGCTGGCTGATGAGAGAATTCCGGCGGATTCTGCGGATCGACTGGTAAATTCGTTGCAACTGCCCCCGCAGAGTTTACCCAGCTTCTATCTCGAAGGAGGTTCACTTCCTGCTCAAGCCGCGCGACGAGCGGCGACGATCAAAGCCAACGCGAAGGACTTGTTTCCCATTTCTGAGCTTTCTGAGGATTACTCTGGATGTCGGATCAGGCCAAGAAGGATCAGCTCCGCCTCGGCTTTCTGACGGCCGTGGAAGACCCCGAGCGGGGTTATGTCGGCGGCTTGCTGGTCACGAACCGGTACGGTCGCCCACTGGAATTTCAGTGTACCACGCCGGTGAAACCCAATCGAACTCAGCAGATTCTCTATGGCCCGACACTCAGGCCTTACCTGCTCAGTGAATTGATCGGGAAGACGCTGATCGAAAAGGTGGGGGTCAAGCCACATCTTGTCCTCACCGAAGACGAAAGCCTTTGCGAGTTGCGCGAGCATGTTGATATCCCCGTGGGCTGCTTCAGTGATGAGTCAACTGCCACCTTACGGATCGGCAACCGTCATCTGGAGTTCCATTCCTCGCATGCCAGCGAAATGGATCATGTGCGGGATCAATGCAAAGACGTCCCCACATCAGCCGACTTGAAAGAGCCTTTTGATCGTATTCGGGAAGCCCTTCAGGAAACGATGAAAGCGGCTCTCAATCGCAGCTAAGTATCGAAACAGGCGGCCCATGATGGAACGGGCAGTCGCTCACGAGAGGCCGGAGCCTGGGAGCCCAGAAGATCATGGACGAATCTTCAAAAACAACGAGCGTGGCTCATACCCTTCGCACTGCTCCAGAACGTACCAGTTCAGAGGGCTTGCACGAAGGAGTCGAGCAGAATTCAAGCTCATCAGCTGTTCCGGCTCCCCATTGGTTGCCGCAGGTTCTCGAGTCAATTGCTCAGTACGACAACCAGAATGTGGCTCCGCCTGATACAAAGGATGTGCCTCTCTCCATGGGGACAGACCTGCATCTGGCTGGGATTAACAGTGCTCTGCAGCGTTTACCGAAAGTTGACGCCGAGCCTGTCACTCTGATGAAATCGATCCCGCTGGGGCCAGCCTGGAAGCCGAGCCGGCCACGCATTCAGACCTTTGGACTCAAGTTTCCTGAAGGTCTGGAGTTCTTGCCTCCACCGAAACCGAAGGAAGAATCTCGTCAAGAATCGATGGCTGAAAACGCCTCTGCGTCCGAAGCTGCCCCTGCACAGGAATCCGTTTCGTCAGCAGCGGATGTTACTGCCGCTGATCTCATTGAGAAATCCGAGGCGGCACTGGTCGAAAAGCCCGAGGCTAAACTCACACGCATCAAGCCACCCGCAGGCGTTCTGACTCTCGAAGATCGATTGTTCTATCTTTTGCAGCCCCCTTTGCAGACCTGGCTCAAAGGACAGGAACTCATCATGCCCTTCGAGCCATTCCCTTATCAGTACGAAGGGATTGCCTGGCTGTTCTCACACGATGCAGCACTTCTCGCCGACGAGATGGGGCTCGGGAAAACGATGCAGACCATTACTGCCATTCGTTTGCTGGTGCGGAGTGGTCAGGTTCGCCGGGTGGTACTGGTTTGCCCGAAACCACTTTTGCCCAACTGGCAGCGTGAGTTTCGCACATGGGCAGAAGAACTCCCCTTCGTGGTGGTTGAAGGGGATACCGATCGCCGCCGCATTACCTGGACAATGCCAGGTGTCCCTGTATTGATTGTCAATTACGAAACTCTCGTACGGGATGTGGCGAATTTTGGCGACGAGTTTCCGAAGTTTGACCTGGTGGTGCTGGACGAAGCGCAGCGGATCAAAAACCGCACGTCGCGAACTGCCGAAACAGCGCGTCGGATTCCTCGTCGCAGAGCCTGGGCACTTACGGGAACACCCATCGAAAATCGGCCGGAAGAACTTGGTGCGCTCTACGAGTTTCTGGAACTCGTCCCACCAGGCAGCACGCCCGATCTCAAGCAGTTACAGTCACTATCGAAGGAGTTTATTCTTCGGCGGACCAAAGACCTCGTGATGAAAGACATGCCTCCGAGGCTCGATCGCGATGCCATTCTCGAATTGAGCCCCGCCCAGAGATATTCCTACGATACCGCCGAGAAAGAAGGGGTCATCCAACTCAACGAAATGGGTGACAGCATTTCGATTCAGCATGTGTTCGAACTGGTATTACGGCTCAAACAAATCACCAACTGGGATCCTCTGACGGGTGAGAGTGCCAAGTTCGATCGACTGGAAGCTGATATGGAGGAAGTGGCCGCCAGTGGTGGTAAAGCGATTCTTTTCAGTCAATGGACGAAGACACTCGACTTTCTCAAAGAGAAGCTCGAGCGCTTTGGCCCACTGGTCTACCACGGTGGAATACCCAACAAACTTCGCGAACCGGTACTCAAACAGTTCAAAGAAGACCCCACCAAGCACATTATCTTGATGAGCTATGCCACTGGAGCGGTGGGGCTCAACCTGCAGTTTGCCGGGTATGTTTTCCTCTATGATCGCTGGTGGAACCCGGCCATTGAAGATCAGGCCATCAATCGCGCTCATCGCATTGGCTGCAAAAGCCAGGTGATCGTGACGCGGTTCATTTCCAAAGACACCATCGAAGAAAAGATCGATCGCGTCCTCACTGAGAAACGCGAGTTATTCCGTGCCATTCTGGGCGATGGAGATAACCTCAATGCGTCACTCTCGATGACCGCGTCGGAAATCTTTGGCCTGTTCGATCTGAAGGCCCGGCATGGTAAGGGAACTCGCT is a window of Planctopirus limnophila DSM 3776 DNA encoding:
- a CDS encoding PTS sugar transporter subunit IIA: MKLCDFVVPAAIVPDLQATTKEAAIRAMVSSLCQSGVVPASDEEGIVSAILKREELGSTGIGRGVAVPHTKHPSVDRLIATVALSHTGVDFASLDGESVYIMFLLISPPDRPGDHLRGLENISRHLRNDNFCKFLRQSKTHEAVLELLKEADNNEI
- the hpf gene encoding ribosome hibernation-promoting factor, HPF/YfiA family, with protein sequence MQIAITSRHGSISPEAQELIREKSEKLLTYFARVTSINVTVSFEHHRATVEILVDAEHKHDFVATDTGDEVIPVFYAALHKMEQQIHKYKEKVQDHKGGPTAADVATLPAEGEK
- a CDS encoding HPr family phosphocarrier protein, whose protein sequence is MSQMIHRRNVIVRTEHGLHLSPCSRVAQAALKFRSQVWLTKGSVRADAKSVLDLMTLAAGPGAELTLEVTGDDAPEAVEAILHLFEYDLVSASS
- a CDS encoding PQQ-dependent sugar dehydrogenase translates to MLIQNRYGLFVMALLTTLCAGEAWISSSPAAEEAISTKALPVKVVPVFENVEWSGWEAVSEDGLSQTFRPILLTNFGDGSNRIVVPTQQGVVHVIENTQAKQKSHILFDLSSKVVYKDKENEEGFLGMAFHPNFRENGELFVYYTTKDAPHTSVVSRFKAKGTQPQTVDLASEEEILRIPQPYWNHNGGTIAFGPDGYLYIALGDGGSGGDPHNNGQNLETWLGKILRIDVNQREAGKAYAIPADNPFVKKAGARPEIYALGLRNVWRMAFDRATGVLWAADVGQNLWEEIDIIQKGGNYGWSVREGLHPFGKNGNRSSQGMIDPIFEYNHDVGKSITGGFVYRGEKVPELQGKYLYADYVSGKLWALDYDSKAQKVVGNHLIPSQQLPVVSFGEDEKGEVYFMTVTGSGKGIYSFQPGGSH
- a CDS encoding phosphatidate phosphatase App1 family protein, translated to MFYPSYVAPDSTGEQWTMHIQGCIYNLNLPWLRHPIMGAIRRALRIDAEFTETFASRLKPFLVGVEENRQIVVRVGQELVDAGKTSAAGLFNGAITLSKETLENITGEAVRPGLWVPCQAVLDPSDNRQFDGASIVVDRQGLSVISDVDDTVKHSNVSNRRDLFQNTFARVFSPVDGMAEIYRDLAARGAVFHYVSGSPWQLYRPLREFWETYQFPVGSFHLKRFRLRDSARKLKKSPQMQHKRTSIDPILTAFPDRKFVLIGDTGEQDPEIYASVLRDFPQQILGVYLRALHGETADWPRFQQGFADLPADKWHLYPHHEELRSRVLECVEKYDGFRSQVVLPEPPPLSMPDT
- a CDS encoding DEAD/DEAH box helicase, which produces MDESSKTTSVAHTLRTAPERTSSEGLHEGVEQNSSSSAVPAPHWLPQVLESIAQYDNQNVAPPDTKDVPLSMGTDLHLAGINSALQRLPKVDAEPVTLMKSIPLGPAWKPSRPRIQTFGLKFPEGLEFLPPPKPKEESRQESMAENASASEAAPAQESVSSAADVTAADLIEKSEAALVEKPEAKLTRIKPPAGVLTLEDRLFYLLQPPLQTWLKGQELIMPFEPFPYQYEGIAWLFSHDAALLADEMGLGKTMQTITAIRLLVRSGQVRRVVLVCPKPLLPNWQREFRTWAEELPFVVVEGDTDRRRITWTMPGVPVLIVNYETLVRDVANFGDEFPKFDLVVLDEAQRIKNRTSRTAETARRIPRRRAWALTGTPIENRPEELGALYEFLELVPPGSTPDLKQLQSLSKEFILRRTKDLVMKDMPPRLDRDAILELSPAQRYSYDTAEKEGVIQLNEMGDSISIQHVFELVLRLKQITNWDPLTGESAKFDRLEADMEEVAASGGKAILFSQWTKTLDFLKEKLERFGPLVYHGGIPNKLREPVLKQFKEDPTKHIILMSYATGAVGLNLQFAGYVFLYDRWWNPAIEDQAINRAHRIGCKSQVIVTRFISKDTIEEKIDRVLTEKRELFRAILGDGDNLNASLSMTASEIFGLFDLKARHGKGTRSIGPKP
- a CDS encoding SDR family oxidoreductase is translated as MSYQLLTGATGLLGTYLLRDLLMAGTRVAVVVRPNRRQNVRQRVETLMTYWDETLGTKLPRPVVLEGDISQADLGLDAVSMRWAAEHVTGVIHNAASLSFVATSEDGEPYRSNIGGTRHVLEFCRSLGIRQFFHVSTAYIAGQRQGRVLETELDVGQELSNAYEESKLASEKMVREADFLDSPTVFRPGIIIGDSVTGYTTTYHGYYAALQLCNTIVKTFNADETGLVGAQKVRLALNGNETKHLVPVDWVSAVMAHVITHPEHHGQTYHLTPQHPVTIRMIRDILEETCHFYDTHLVGVGTTLDKMSEAESIFYEHIRVYNSYWKNDPSFDRTNTLKAAPHLPCPAVNRRRLVELSKIVIRDGFPSPSKRPVDPEFDSAAFFQQMLDQAARDPQYDEQDRSISLNLLGNGGGQWHLRIRQGNIVGAEIGLNDDSDALVEMTIDSFAQLVAGQKTMGQLVAESAVRASQERAEEDLLSVLDQLSQQEVAEVQK
- a CDS encoding HlyD family efflux transporter periplasmic adaptor subunit encodes the protein MISGGLFLRTDVECIPFAGGQAGDHYLFDPLALKYSLLSEKETFLLEKLEQGIEIPRLCHLFEERFSETISPQALEQFMQTLRQQGWAIESPFDAPTMTMMAHRLRARRLWAKFANPLAIRFRGIDPTHLPGEIDLLQVANCLMGWIFQWPWIGMGLLLAITSLTIVLTHPAELFLAVRLATGQELVFWQLALCLCLVKILHELAHGVASLRHGAHCHELGVMLFVGTPVLYCDVTDSWRLPSRWSRMAIAAAGIYIELWIASLATLVWWLAEPGLVSNIALQLMLICGISSLVFNGNPLLKYDGYFILADALKMPNLSDRSRQTVTVFLDWCWLGLSRPWPRGVSYHNAAGLIGYAVASSLFRLGLMISILIALHTWLKPYGLDILTWISGSMLLLGTGTSFVNRSRRYLTDTQRQNALRTTRARLIALAIVLLVTGGLLWPWPASMTADGYVIPHEGVIVRSPVSGRVIFATSKSILTQGEIILELEDRVQKQRLLQQKARVATQRLLLEGLLQRQVFEPAVQAMIPTAKQELQDLEEQLAQWEAEEQRHQLKALVSGRLITIPRTESQAKSAIQMEDPLRRELALPNWSGSILDPSNRGAFVEAGAELAWIAPQPGYDVLMRVSQSDIVRVSPGQEVIIWLQSATQRLLKGTITEISNAPIATTGTVNSASGSKWGFPAFTSDQRVYEVKATLNDASEQVLTGMPVTAKIQLPPESWFRWLMREFRRILRIDW